A single window of Pseudarthrobacter defluvii DNA harbors:
- the dacB gene encoding D-alanyl-D-alanine carboxypeptidase/D-alanyl-D-alanine endopeptidase, with protein MTKTTGAEPLHTRRPSRQGSVEQRSYRPWPLALAALILIVLAIPGALLVAPGFRGPDAPAPAPTAPAWQQAPATLSAPQVLAPLQPAAPVPGQAAVTAQVDPVLKADGGGTFTGMVQDALTGQVLFDRGGAQSRVPASNLKLLTAVAALRTLGPDHRFTTKVVQGPAPGQVVLVGGGDVLLGAAESQPEQVMGHAGLATLAAATVHTLQASGATGEIKVLVDDSLFTGPALNPNWQSGDVEAGEIAPLYPLALNSARFDPAVTTGPRPQDSAMAAAQEFAARLRTAGAGAGLAVAAAVDRSPGASQANAALLAAADSATVAEQVNLMLQVSDNYLAETMGRMAAVATGRPGSNDGATAALAAEVPAAGISPDAMNLVDVCGLAMGNQVSARQFAEAVRAITTGTDTRLRAALDGFPVGGLTGTLDTRYGDATTSGGAGLVRAKTGTLNTVLALSGYVVDADGRLLVFSFLGNGLTPGAAGNKEALDRAATALAGCGCR; from the coding sequence ATGACCAAAACAACCGGCGCGGAACCGTTGCACACCCGTCGGCCGAGCCGCCAGGGAAGCGTGGAACAAAGGTCTTACAGGCCCTGGCCCCTGGCGCTGGCGGCCTTGATCCTGATCGTCCTTGCCATCCCGGGAGCCCTGCTGGTGGCTCCAGGGTTCCGGGGTCCGGACGCCCCTGCCCCCGCTCCTACCGCGCCGGCCTGGCAACAGGCTCCAGCCACACTTTCCGCCCCACAGGTGCTTGCCCCGCTTCAGCCCGCCGCTCCAGTGCCCGGGCAGGCAGCGGTGACGGCCCAAGTGGACCCGGTGTTAAAGGCCGACGGCGGCGGTACTTTCACGGGCATGGTGCAGGATGCCCTTACGGGCCAGGTCCTCTTTGACCGGGGCGGCGCGCAAAGCCGGGTGCCGGCGTCGAACCTTAAGCTGCTGACGGCGGTCGCCGCGCTGCGAACCCTGGGTCCCGACCACCGGTTCACCACCAAGGTGGTGCAGGGCCCGGCACCGGGGCAGGTGGTGCTGGTTGGCGGCGGCGACGTCCTCCTGGGCGCCGCAGAGTCGCAGCCCGAACAGGTCATGGGCCACGCTGGGCTCGCCACCCTTGCCGCCGCTACTGTGCACACGCTGCAGGCCTCCGGCGCCACCGGCGAGATCAAGGTGCTGGTGGATGACTCCCTCTTCACAGGCCCCGCGCTGAACCCCAACTGGCAGTCCGGCGACGTGGAGGCCGGCGAAATCGCGCCGCTGTACCCGCTGGCCCTCAACTCCGCGCGCTTCGACCCCGCCGTCACCACCGGCCCCCGCCCCCAGGACTCCGCCATGGCCGCGGCCCAGGAATTCGCGGCCCGGCTCCGTACGGCAGGTGCCGGTGCGGGACTGGCCGTGGCGGCCGCCGTCGACCGTTCACCCGGAGCTTCCCAAGCCAACGCCGCACTCCTCGCCGCCGCTGACTCCGCCACAGTGGCGGAGCAGGTAAACCTCATGCTGCAGGTCTCGGACAACTACCTGGCCGAAACCATGGGCCGGATGGCGGCTGTAGCCACGGGCCGCCCGGGCAGCAATGACGGCGCCACCGCGGCGCTCGCTGCCGAAGTCCCGGCCGCCGGCATTTCCCCGGACGCAATGAACCTGGTGGATGTTTGCGGCCTGGCCATGGGAAACCAGGTTTCTGCCCGCCAGTTCGCGGAGGCGGTGCGCGCCATCACCACCGGTACCGATACCAGGCTTCGCGCGGCTTTGGACGGCTTCCCGGTGGGCGGCCTCACCGGCACCCTGGACACGCGCTACGGGGATGCCACCACATCCGGAGGCGCCGGGCTGGTGCGGGCCAAGACCGGCACCCTGAACACCGTGCTGGCGTTGAGCGGCTACGTCGTGGACGCCGACGGGCGGCTCCTGGTGTTCTCGTTCCTTGGCAACGGCCTGACGCCGGGAGCGGCCGGCAACAAGGAAGCGCTGGACCGGGCGGCGACGGCTTTGGCAGGCTGCGGCTGCCGCTAG
- a CDS encoding inorganic diphosphatase: MKHDVTIEIPKGSRVKYEVDHETGRVRLDRVLFTSMQYPTHYGYFENTLGEDGDPLDALVLLQDFDLHPGVIVESRPIGVFNMTDDGGGDAKILCVPVDARFDHIQEVSDVNEYLIKEIEHFFTRYKDLEPGKWVKAEGWGDRAAAEAELEASIKRYVPTGH; this comes from the coding sequence ATGAAGCACGACGTGACCATCGAGATCCCCAAGGGATCACGCGTCAAGTACGAAGTTGACCACGAGACCGGCCGCGTCCGCCTGGACCGCGTCCTCTTCACCTCCATGCAGTACCCCACCCACTACGGGTACTTCGAGAACACCCTCGGCGAGGACGGCGACCCGCTGGATGCACTGGTGCTCCTGCAGGACTTCGACCTGCACCCCGGCGTCATCGTCGAATCCCGCCCCATCGGCGTGTTCAACATGACCGACGACGGCGGCGGAGACGCGAAGATCCTCTGCGTCCCGGTCGACGCCCGCTTTGACCACATCCAGGAAGTCAGCGACGTCAACGAGTACCTGATCAAGGAAATCGAGCACTTCTTCACCCGCTACAAGGACCTGGAGCCGGGCAAGTGGGTCAAGGCCGAGGGCTGGGGCGACCGCGCCGCCGCCGAAGCCGAGCTGGAAGCTTCCATCAAGCGGTACGTGCCCACCGGGCACTAG